The sequence GGAAGGCCGTAACGTCGCTCACGCGCGAGGCCTGCTGCATGTTGTGCGTGACGATGACGATGGTGTAGGTGTCGCGGAGGTCGGCAATTGTCTCCTCCACTTTTGCCGTGGCCACCGGGTCGAGCGCGCTCGCCGGCTCGTCCATCAACAGCACGTTGGGCTCCACAGCCAGCGCCCGCGCAATGCACAGGCGTTGTTGCTGGCCGCCGCTCAGGCCGTAGGCGCTGTCGTCGAGCCGGTCCTTCACCTCATCCCAGATGGCCGCTTGCCGCAGCGAGCGCTCTACCAGCGCATCGATGTCGCCGGTGTAGCCGTTGATGCGCGGGCCCCAGGCGACGTTGTCGTAAATCGACTTGGGGAAAGGGTTTGGCTTCTGAAAGACCATCCCAATTTCGCGCCGCACCAGCACCGGGTCGGCGTTGTCGTAGATGTCTTGGCCGTCCACCAGCACCTCGCCCTCCATGGTGGTGCCCTCAATCAGCTCGTTCATGCGGTTCATGCACCGCAAGAGGGTCGACTTGCCACACCCCGAGGGGCCAATGAGGGCCGTCACCTCGTTCGGCGGGATGTTCATCGAGATGCCTTTCAGCGCTTGCGTGTCGCCGTACCAGAAGTGCAGGTCTTTGACCTTGATCTTTGGCACGCGGGGGGAAGCCTCGTTGGCGGGGGGCGACGCATCGGCCGCGGCGGGCGCCGTAGGGGCCGCACGGCCGTTTGTGGAAGGCTCCTCGGCAATCAAGGAGTCGTCGTGTGTGGTTTCCTGTTCCATAGAAGTTGGTTGGCTCAAGTGCAGCGCTGGCTACTCTTTAAAGCGGTAGCCCACGCCTTTAACCGTCTCGATGTAGGGACTACCGATTTTTTCCCGGATCTTGCGTACGTGAACGTCCACCGTCCGATCCACCACGTAGACATCGGGCCCCCAAACTTCGTTTAAGATTTCTTGCCGCGAGAAAACTTTGCCGGGGTGCGAGGCGAGGAAGTAGAGCAGCTCAAACTCCTTGCGCGGCATGCGCATCTCGGTGGCATCGCCGTTGGTCCCTTGAAAGACGAGGTAGCGGTCGCGGTCGATGGTGAGGTTGTGCACCGAAAGTTGGTCGGGGGGCGTTTCGTAGCGGCGCGCGCTGCGCAACAGGGCCTTCACCTGACTCACGATCACGGAGACCGACACGGGTTTGCTCAGGTAGATGTCGGCGCCCACGTCGAGGCCTTCCACCTGGTCCTCCTCCTCGGTGCGCGCGGTGAGCATCATGACGGGAATGGTGCGCAGGTGGGCGTCTTGCCGCAGCCGCCGGCACACCTCGATGCCGTCCATCTTGGGCATCATGATGTCGAGCACGATCAGGTCGGGCACGGCGTTGCGTGCTTTCTCCAGCCCCTCCACGCCGTTCTCTGCGGTAAGGGTGGTGAAGCCTTCCTGGGTCAGGTTGTACTCCAGCAAGCTGAGCAGGTCTTCTTCGTCGTCGACGACGAGCACGGTGGGCGCATCAGCGGTGTCTTCCACAGGACCTTGGGGTTCGCGCGATGTAAACTATTCAGTTACAATTTAAAGTCAGTCGCGGAGGCGCTGTTGTTACCGGAAGTTTATTTATTCGCGGCCCGCGAGCCATTGGGCGGCAGATTTGGCGAAGTAGGTAAGAATTACGTCGGCCCCGGCACGCCGGATGGAGAGCAGCATCTCCAGCGCGCAGGCGCGTTCGTCGAGCCATCCGTTGGCGGCTGCGGCTTTAAGCATGGCATACTCGCCGCTCACGTTGTACGCGGCCACCGGCACGTCGCTCGCTTCCTTCATGCGGCGGATGACATCGAGGTACGGCAGGGCCGGTTTGACCATCACGAGGTCGGCGCCTTCGTTGAGGTCAAGCCGCAATTCACGCAGGGCCTCGTCGCTGTTGGCGGGGTCCATCTGGTAGGTGGCCTTGTCGCGCGGCACGTGGGCACGGTGGCGGGGGGCGGAGTCGAGCGCGTCGCGGAAGGGGCCGTAGAAGCTGGAGGCGTACTTGGCCGTATACGAAAGCAGCGCCACATCGGCGTAGCCGGCGTCGTCCAGTGCCGCCCGCAGGTAGCCCACGCGGCCGTCCATCATGTCGGAGGGCGCGATGATGTCTGCGCCGGCCTCGGCGTGCAGCACGGCCATCTCGGCCATAACGTCGAGCGTGGCGTCGTTGTCGATGACGCCGCCGTGCACGATGCCGTCGTGGCCGTCGCTGTTGTACGGGTCGAGGGCGGTATCGCTGATGATGAGCAGCTCGGGGACCGCTTCTTTGAGCGCGCGGAGGGCCCGCGGGTACAGCCCATCGGGGGCGAGGGCCGCGCGGGCGTCCGGGGTCTTGCGGGCGTCGGGGACGGCGGGAAACAGCGCGATGCCGGGAATGCCCAGCGCGTTCAGCGCGGCGGCTTCGTCCACCAGCCGGTCCACGCTAAAGCGATACTGCCCGGGCATCGAGGACACTTCTTCCTGCACGTTGGTGCCTGCTTTCACAAACAGCGGGGCGATCAGGTGGTCCGTCGACAGGCGCGTTTCGCGGGCCAGGCGGCGGATGTTTTTGGAACGGCGCAGGCGACGCGGGCGCAGTGGCAAGTCGTGCATAAACGAGAACTGTTAGAAGCAAGCGTGCGAAGGAGACGGGCGTTGGTCAGATGGTCACTTTTTCGCGCCAGGTGGTGCCGTCGGGGCCATCCATCACCTCGATGCCCATGGCATCGAGCCGGTCGCGGATTTCATCGGCGCGGTCGTAGTTGCCCGCGGCGCGCGCAGCCTCGCGGGCCGCGATGAGGGCGTCGATGGTGGCGGCGCGGTCGTCGTCATCGGCGGCGGTTGGCTCGTCTGCTGCCTCGTCGGTCGCGGGATAGACGATGCCCAACAGATCGTCGATCTTGTGCAGCCAGTCGTGCACCATTTGGCCATCTGCTGCGCTCCACGGATCGTCGAGCGCACGTTCAATCGTCTTCACGCCATCGAGGGCCGCGGCCAGCGCAGCGGGCGTGTTCAGGTCGTCGCACATGGCCTGCAGGGCCGCGTCGTACTGCGCCTGGAGGGCCTCGCCGATGGGCGCGCTCGTTTCATCACCGTCGTCACGATCGAGGGCCTCCGCTGCATTTTCGGCAAGCGCCTGGTACCGCCGTACGGCGCGCGCGCTGTCTCGCAGCGTCTTCAGCGTAAAGTTGAACGGCTTGCGGTACTGTCCGGAAATAAGCGCATAGCGCAGCGCCAGCGGGTCGACGCCGCCTTGTGTGCGGATGGGCGCCGGCACGTGGTCGTCTGTGGGCGTGGGGGCGATCAGGTCGCGCACGGTGTAAAAGGTGCCGGACGACTTCGACATCTTTTTGCCCTCCACCTGCAAAAAGCGTGTGTGCACCCAGTAGTTGACCGATTGGTGGCCGGTCAGCGATTCGTTCTGTGCAATCTCGCATTCGTGATGCGGAAAGGTAAGATCTTCGCCGCCGGTGTGCAGGTCGAAGCGTTCGCCCAGGTATTTCATGCCCATCACCGAGCACTCAATGTGCCAGCCGGGGTAGCCCCATCCCCACGGGCTATGCCACTGCATGAGGTGCGCGTCATCGAGCTTCCAGAGGGCAAAGTCGCGCGGGTCACGCTTGTCCGGGTCCGCCACCGTCTCGCGGTCGGTGGCTTGCAGCTGTTCGGCGGCGTCGTTGCCGCTCAGCTTGCCATAGTCGGGAAAAGCCTCCACGGAGAAGTACACGCCCCGGTCGGTGGCATAGGCCGCGCCCTGTTCCACCAACTGGATGACGGCTTTGAGCTGATCGGTGACGTGCTCGGTTGCGCGTGGGCGCACATCCGGTTCCACGAGGTTGAGGGCGTGCCAGTCGTCGACCAGCGCATTCGTGTAGAAGCGCGCCAGGTCGTAGATGTTGGCAAAGCGCTCGCCTTCGCGCTCCAGGGCAGCGGCCATCTTGTCGGCG comes from Salisaeta longa DSM 21114 and encodes:
- the pstB gene encoding phosphate ABC transporter ATP-binding protein PstB, with amino-acid sequence MEQETTHDDSLIAEEPSTNGRAAPTAPAAADASPPANEASPRVPKIKVKDLHFWYGDTQALKGISMNIPPNEVTALIGPSGCGKSTLLRCMNRMNELIEGTTMEGEVLVDGQDIYDNADPVLVRREIGMVFQKPNPFPKSIYDNVAWGPRINGYTGDIDALVERSLRQAAIWDEVKDRLDDSAYGLSGGQQQRLCIARALAVEPNVLLMDEPASALDPVATAKVEETIADLRDTYTIVIVTHNMQQASRVSDVTAFLYMGNLVEMNPTDQLFTRPEKDRTEAYVTGRFG
- a CDS encoding response regulator transcription factor, encoding MEDTADAPTVLVVDDEEDLLSLLEYNLTQEGFTTLTAENGVEGLEKARNAVPDLIVLDIMMPKMDGIEVCRRLRQDAHLRTIPVMMLTARTEEEDQVEGLDVGADIYLSKPVSVSVIVSQVKALLRSARRYETPPDQLSVHNLTIDRDRYLVFQGTNGDATEMRMPRKEFELLYFLASHPGKVFSRQEILNEVWGPDVYVVDRTVDVHVRKIREKIGSPYIETVKGVGYRFKE
- the hemB gene encoding porphobilinogen synthase, with the translated sequence MHDLPLRPRRLRRSKNIRRLARETRLSTDHLIAPLFVKAGTNVQEEVSSMPGQYRFSVDRLVDEAAALNALGIPGIALFPAVPDARKTPDARAALAPDGLYPRALRALKEAVPELLIISDTALDPYNSDGHDGIVHGGVIDNDATLDVMAEMAVLHAEAGADIIAPSDMMDGRVGYLRAALDDAGYADVALLSYTAKYASSFYGPFRDALDSAPRHRAHVPRDKATYQMDPANSDEALRELRLDLNEGADLVMVKPALPYLDVIRRMKEASDVPVAAYNVSGEYAMLKAAAANGWLDERACALEMLLSIRRAGADVILTYFAKSAAQWLAGRE
- the cysS gene encoding cysteine--tRNA ligase encodes the protein MADAPTFRIYNSLTRQTEPIEPISPGHLRFYGCGPTVYTYAHIGNFRSFLTSDLILRTARAIGWDVTYVSNVTDVGHLTQDDLVDPSGADKMAAALEREGERFANIYDLARFYTNALVDDWHALNLVEPDVRPRATEHVTDQLKAVIQLVEQGAAYATDRGVYFSVEAFPDYGKLSGNDAAEQLQATDRETVADPDKRDPRDFALWKLDDAHLMQWHSPWGWGYPGWHIECSVMGMKYLGERFDLHTGGEDLTFPHHECEIAQNESLTGHQSVNYWVHTRFLQVEGKKMSKSSGTFYTVRDLIAPTPTDDHVPAPIRTQGGVDPLALRYALISGQYRKPFNFTLKTLRDSARAVRRYQALAENAAEALDRDDGDETSAPIGEALQAQYDAALQAMCDDLNTPAALAAALDGVKTIERALDDPWSAADGQMVHDWLHKIDDLLGIVYPATDEAADEPTAADDDDRAATIDALIAAREAARAAGNYDRADEIRDRLDAMGIEVMDGPDGTTWREKVTI